One Maribacter cobaltidurans genomic window carries:
- a CDS encoding helix-turn-helix domain-containing protein, translating into MTQKSIAVLPFVNMSNDIDNDYFCDGITEEIINALTKINELKVIARTSSFAFKGKDIDIREIGGQLGVNTVLEGSIKKSRERVRITAQLIDVADGTHYWSKRFDRELTDIFDLEDEISLAIADEVRNNFGHFEVQDHLIKQPTNNVDAYQLFLKGRSLQLKWTPKSLNEAITYYDQAITLDKNYAKAYYANLQCYGLLAMWGYMPYQEAMDLAIGNLLIAKEIDTSLPEYPHSFVGKFFWGEWDFKNAYIHINKVLAINPNHIDGLEAMAELFIALGFFDEALVYANKLLDLDPLSANNHYTFAHICYYQGQFDKALESVNYALTLNPELALAHHLKCFCLIWLNQKQQFEEFIKDTPLVEEKKWLFRLINEKPVEVPDEIVSQWTASESNETMLVPYDLYILSNSNHKALGLSRLQEMIERRRGQIINYRQEPFLKPLHGMDGFSDLHHSNLCLSDITSPVEEEEKTTPTILDASQIEALKEELLTYFEEEEPFLNPQLSLKFVADVLGFNTNKISYLINTAFDLNFNDFVNSYRLKRFKSIALDPKNSHLTILGLAYDSGFNSKSVFNTYFKKIEGITPRAWMKSNS; encoded by the coding sequence ATGACCCAAAAATCGATAGCCGTACTTCCTTTTGTCAATATGAGCAATGATATTGACAATGACTATTTCTGTGATGGGATTACCGAGGAAATCATCAATGCACTCACAAAAATCAACGAGCTTAAGGTAATTGCGCGGACCTCTTCCTTTGCCTTTAAGGGAAAGGATATTGATATTCGGGAAATTGGTGGGCAATTGGGTGTCAACACGGTGCTTGAGGGAAGTATTAAAAAATCCCGGGAACGGGTTAGGATAACGGCACAGTTAATAGATGTTGCGGATGGGACGCATTATTGGTCCAAAAGGTTCGACAGGGAATTAACGGATATTTTTGATCTGGAAGATGAGATTAGCCTGGCCATTGCGGATGAAGTCCGAAACAATTTTGGGCATTTTGAGGTGCAAGACCATTTAATAAAGCAACCCACCAACAATGTGGATGCCTATCAATTGTTCTTAAAAGGGCGTTCACTGCAATTAAAATGGACACCAAAAAGCCTTAACGAAGCCATAACCTATTATGATCAGGCCATTACCTTGGATAAAAATTATGCGAAAGCCTATTATGCCAATTTGCAATGCTACGGCTTATTGGCCATGTGGGGGTATATGCCCTACCAAGAAGCTATGGATTTGGCCATTGGCAATCTTTTGATCGCCAAAGAAATAGACACCTCCTTACCCGAATACCCACATTCCTTTGTGGGTAAGTTTTTTTGGGGAGAATGGGATTTCAAAAATGCGTACATCCATATCAATAAAGTCTTGGCCATTAATCCGAATCACATCGATGGGTTGGAAGCTATGGCGGAACTGTTCATTGCCCTTGGCTTTTTTGACGAGGCCTTAGTATATGCCAACAAACTTTTGGATCTAGACCCACTTTCGGCAAACAATCATTACACTTTTGCTCATATATGCTACTATCAAGGTCAATTTGATAAAGCCTTGGAAAGTGTAAACTATGCCCTAACCCTTAATCCGGAATTGGCCCTAGCGCATCATTTAAAGTGTTTTTGTTTGATATGGCTCAACCAAAAACAGCAATTTGAAGAATTTATAAAGGACACGCCACTAGTCGAAGAGAAAAAATGGTTATTCCGACTTATCAATGAAAAGCCTGTTGAAGTCCCTGATGAAATCGTATCACAATGGACAGCTAGTGAAAGCAACGAAACCATGCTTGTTCCCTACGACCTTTATATTTTGAGTAATTCCAACCATAAAGCGTTAGGTTTATCCCGTTTGCAGGAAATGATCGAACGCAGGCGTGGCCAAATCATCAATTACAGGCAAGAACCTTTTTTGAAACCCTTACACGGGATGGATGGTTTTTCGGATTTGCACCATTCCAACCTGTGCCTTTCGGATATTACATCCCCCGTGGAAGAGGAAGAAAAAACAACACCTACTATTTTAGATGCTTCCCAAATAGAGGCCTTAAAAGAGGAGCTGCTTACCTATTTTGAGGAAGAGGAACCTTTTCTGAATCCGCAATTGAGTTTAAAATTCGTGGCCGATGTCCTAGGGTTCAACACCAATAAAATATCCTACCTGATCAATACCGCCTTTGATCTAAATTTTAATGATTTTGTGAATTCATACCGCCTAAAACGCTTTAAATCCATTGCCCTGGACCCCAAAAACTCGCATTTGACCATTCTTGGATTGGCCTATGACAGCGGTTTTAATTCCAAAAGTGTGTTCAATACCTACTTTAAAAAAATAGAGGGGATAACCCCTAGGGCTTGGATGAAGTCCAATTCATGA
- a CDS encoding serine hydrolase domain-containing protein — MKYTYLVLAMMLIVVASCSKSDDGPIEKPDPTMYFPPIGSDTWESISPNSLGWNVDNIEALNDFLSQNNSKSFMILVNGRIVMEEYYNGHTAQEPWEWNSAGKTLVSATTGIAQQNGLVDIENKVSDYLGTDWTNMDLEKENLITVRNLLTMTSGIDDTKQLVIKSNLTYVADAGTRWAYGNVFQKLMDVVAASSSTDFESYFNANLKSKIGMDGYWNEGTIFTIFHSTTRSMARFGLLGLNKGTWDGEQIIDESFFTECVTTSQSINPSYGYLWWLNGKSQFMVPSEQTVYPGSLVPNAPADMVAAMGAKDQRIYVVPSKNMVVIRMGDASDPQNPNFAVSGFDNTLWEKINAVIN; from the coding sequence ATGAAGTATACCTATTTAGTTTTGGCAATGATGCTTATCGTCGTGGCGAGCTGTTCAAAATCGGACGACGGGCCTATTGAGAAACCCGACCCAACCATGTATTTTCCCCCGATTGGAAGCGATACCTGGGAAAGCATTAGCCCAAATAGTTTAGGTTGGAATGTGGACAATATAGAGGCCTTGAACGATTTTCTAAGTCAAAACAATTCCAAATCCTTTATGATCCTTGTCAATGGTAGGATCGTTATGGAAGAATATTATAATGGACATACGGCACAAGAACCTTGGGAATGGAACAGCGCTGGAAAAACCTTGGTGTCCGCAACCACGGGTATTGCGCAGCAAAACGGTCTGGTGGATATTGAAAACAAGGTGTCCGACTATCTAGGGACCGACTGGACCAATATGGACTTGGAAAAGGAAAACCTGATTACGGTGAGGAATCTGCTGACGATGACCTCGGGAATCGATGATACCAAACAATTGGTCATAAAATCGAACCTTACCTATGTCGCCGATGCCGGTACCCGATGGGCCTACGGCAACGTTTTTCAAAAATTGATGGATGTGGTTGCCGCATCCAGTTCGACCGATTTTGAAAGCTACTTCAATGCCAACCTCAAATCAAAGATCGGGATGGATGGCTATTGGAACGAAGGAACCATCTTTACCATCTTTCATAGCACGACCCGAAGCATGGCCCGGTTTGGACTGCTAGGGCTCAACAAAGGTACCTGGGACGGAGAACAGATTATCGATGAATCTTTCTTTACCGAATGTGTGACTACCTCACAAAGTATCAATCCCTCCTACGGATATCTTTGGTGGTTAAATGGAAAATCGCAGTTTATGGTACCCAGTGAACAAACCGTGTATCCAGGTTCCTTAGTCCCAAATGCCCCTGCCGATATGGTGGCGGCCATGGGCGCCAAGGATCAACGTATCTATGTGGTTCCCAGCAAAAACATGGTGGTCATACGCATGGGGGATGCTTCGGACCCACAAAATCCCAATTTTGCGGTATCCGGTTTTGACAATACCCTGTGGGAAAAAATAAATGCAGTTATTAACTAG